In the genome of Etheostoma cragini isolate CJK2018 chromosome 5, CSU_Ecrag_1.0, whole genome shotgun sequence, the window GCGTCAGTATCAGATATGTGTTTTCCACGGGCCTTTAAAGCGAGTGCGAGGGGGTCAGACAGCCATTTCAAAAGCCATGTGTCCTAGAAAGGCAAGGCAAAACCCTCCAAGACTATGCTTAAGGCTAAAGTTCAAGGCGATGAGGGAAAAAATCTTTTACATCAAAATagatccaaataaaaaaataaaaaaagctgagtataatttgattaattaactGTCTTAAAAGACAGTTGAGTCTTTTAAGAACTGCTGCTCACTGAGACTACTCTATGAACACTCATGTGGTGTGCCCGTGTTGAGCTGTTTATGAATCCTTCTCCACAGATGCTGCATTTAAACGGTCTTTCGCCTGTATGGATCctaatgtgtgttttcaagactgttttttgtgaaaaactgTTTCCACAAGTGTTACACTTAAATGGCTTTTCACCTGTATAGGTTCTAATACGCTTTTTCAAAGttgctctgtgtgtgaatgcattcTTACACCAAGAGCATTTGTAAGGCATTTCTCCTGTATGCACTCAAAGGGGATTTTTGAACTCCGAGGAATCTGCAAACGCCTTCTTGCATTCGCTGCAGGTGTAAGGCTTCTCACCTGTGTGAATCCTTATGTGTCTAATTACATCATTCCCTTGGGCGAACCTTTTCCCACATGAGTTGCATTTGAAGGGCTTTTCTCCAGTGTGAGTTTTTGTGTGTCGTTGCAAGGTAGAATTCTGAATGAAGGTCCTTTCACAGTAGCTGCATTCAAAAGGGATTTCCCCAGTTGGGATTCTCATGTGAACTTTTTCAAGTAAGAAAAGGGTTTACTGCAGTCATCGCACTTGTAAGGTTGGTTTTTGGAGTTTGGCTTGGGCTCAGTAATATTAGCTGATGTTTTGTTACCATGATGATGTTTCTGCTGTGTCTTTTGTGGACAATTTGGTAGTTAATGTGTCAAGGCCATTGTTACATTTATTCTTTGGTTTGGGCTCAATACTTGTTGCTGATCTTGCATtctcatccttttttttcttctttgattttGTCTCAGTGCTTTTGATTAATGTCTTGCTTGatctcttcttttgttttggccCATAATTTGTATCTGATGATCTTTTCTCGgctttgtgtttcttcttttgttttggctTAGTATTTGGTGTTGAGGATTTTTTTCCCAGCGATCTCTTTTGGTTTTACAGAAGTAGTTGATGATGTGTTCCCAGACTTCTTTCGTCGGTTCAGGCTTAGTATTTGGAGATGTTTTAGCTCAATGTCTGAAATTAATGTGTTCTCTGCATTACATTTCTTCTTTGGTTTTGGCGCAGTATTTGTCATTGGTGTTTCATTTCCATGGTTTTCTCTTCTGGGATTTTGGTTACCAGCTTTATGGCAGGTATCAGAGAGGAACTGAAAATTACTCTTTggttctgatattccagacttTGGCCTGTCAGATTCCAATCTTACCCATTTAACACAGATTTTGTCAACAGGATTTTCCTCTGCGGTGCTCTCCTGCTTCAGAATCTGATCTCCTTCTTGCTTCACTACCAGCTCATCTCCCTCCTGCTTCACTACCAGCTGCTTTCCTTCCTGCTTCACCAccagctgctctccctcctgttTGGTGCAGacttcctcctgttcctctttgaTCTGTGGACACTCTGGGCGCTGACTGGAGTTCCTCTCCTGATAACAGATCTGCTGGTGAGAAGaacttcctcctccttctccttagAGGCGTGTTGCTGTGGGAGCTCTGAaggttttatatatatgtatataaataatcGTAACTCGGTTGAGTACTCCTTAGCATTAAATAGCAGTAGCAATTCAACTTAGTGAACTACTACTTGAAGtgcaaataatttacttttattgtaAGCATGGTATATCGAATGCTGACAGGTTTTTAAGCAGTGGAGCTTTGTGCATCACTTGTGTGTACATTCTTGTGTTTGTTGAGTTTTGTCCAAGTGGAGAACTGTTCTTCACAAGTATTGCATTTGTAAGGCTTCTCCCCAGTATGTCTCCTCATGTGTCCTTTCAGGTCTGTCCTATAACTAAACGCCTTGTGACACACATCGCACGTGTATGGCttttcacctgtgtgtgttCTGGTGTGCCTTCTCAACGTCGTTCTGGTAGCAAATCTTCTCTTGCAAAAGGAACACCTGAAGGGCTTTTCCCCCGTGTGCACCCGCTGATGATTTTTGAAAGACGACGAATCTGCAAACTCCTTCCCGCAGTCGCTGCATGTGTACGGCTTCTCACCTGTGTGAATTCTCATGTGCTTCTTCATGTTCACTAATGCACTGAAGCTTTTGTCACAGGTGTTGCATTTGTACGGCTTTTCCCCAGAGTGAACCCGAAGATGCAGGTCGAGATTATAACGCCGGTTAAATCCATTTCCGCAAACCTTGCATTTGAAAGGCTTTTCAACAGAGTGGACTATCATGTGTTTATTCAAATCCCAACTCTCCCTGAACATTATCCCACACGTGTCgcatttgtatttcttttcaacAGTGTGGGATTTCATATGgaatttgtagtttttgaaaTTAGTCGTCACTTTACCGCATCTGTCACATTTGAAAGGGTTTTTGTCATCCTCTGTACCGCCTGATGTCTTCCTATATTTCATTGTTGGTGGCGGGACAGTACCTGCACTAGATGCTGTGCTCTCAATGTCACTTTTCTCACTTTGTGTTTGCTCTGCGCTTCTGGTTGATGTTGTCTTCTcgttcttttgtctttttttggacGTTTGGTCAGTACTTCCATTTGTTGTTGTGCTACCCTTGTTAGGTTTCTTAATTGGTGTAGTTTCAGCACTTGAAGCCGATGCTGTGCTCCCATCGTTTGGTCTCTTACGTGGTGAGGAGTCCATGCTTCTTGTAGACATTGTTTTTCCATTGTTAGGTTTCTTATTTGGTGTTAACTCTGTGCCGCTGGTTGAGGCTGTGGTCTTGTTCTTATTTGGCGTGggatcactacttttagctgaTGTTGTCTTGTTAGATTTCTTACTTGGTGAAGGCTCAACACTTCCAGGTGAGGTTGGTTTCCCAGCTTTGCTTCTCTTATTTGGTGCTGGTTTAGTACTTGAAGTTGATGTTGCTTTCCCATCATTGGGTTTCGTATTTGCTGTTGGATCAGTTCTTTTAGCTGATGTTGTCTTCTCATTGTTATAATTCTTATTTGGTGATGGCTCAACCCTTCCAGGTGAAGTTGGTCTCCCTTCTTTGCTTCTATTATTTGGTGCTGATTCACGGTTTCCCTTTGATGTTGGGTCATCATCACAGTCCTCATTTGGAATTAGCTCAGTACCTTCATTAAAGGTCATGTCCTCATCATTACATTGGTCATTTGGTGTTAACTCTGTGCCTCTAGTTAATGTTGTATTCGTATCATTACATTTCCTATTTGGTGTTGGTTCAGTATATTTACCTAATGTGGTCTTCCCATTGTCATTTTTCTTACTTACTAATGTTGGCACAACACTTCCAGGAGAGGTGGCTATCTCATCTTTGCTTTTTGTAGTTGGTGTTGGCTCACTGTTTCCCTTGGATGTTGGGTCGTCATCATTACATTTCTCATTTGGTGTTAGCTCGGTGCCTCTAGTCCCTCTGGTCTTATCGTTGCATTTCTTATGGGGTGTTGGTGCAACCTTTGTAGGTGATGTTGTCTTCTTTTTGGGTGTTGGTTCAACACTTCCAGTTGAGGGTGGTCTCCCACCTTGGCTTTTCTTATTTAGTGTTGgcttactattttcttttaatgttggtTTCTCACTCGATGTTGTGTTCTCATTGTTGTCTTTACTATGGAGTGTTAGCTCAGTACTTTTAGCTGATGTTGTTTTTCCACTATCTGGTTTCTTTTTTGGTGTTGGCTCAGAACCTTCATTGGATTTTGCGTTTCCATCACCAATCTTTTCTGGTGTTGTCTCAGTACTTGTGATTAACATTGTGTTCTTATTATGATGTTTCTTATTAAGCATTGGCTCCCTTTTTCCACTTGATGTTGGCATCTCATTGTTATGTTTCTTAATTGATGCTTCCTCAGTTCTTGTAGCTAATTTTGTGTTCTCTTCATTGCTTTTATTGTTAAGTCTAGTTGGTGTTTCACTTCCATGGTTGCAAGTTATGAGATCGTGGCTCTCATCTCTCACACAAGAGGTGTGGGAGAGGAGTTGGTGGTCAGTGCCGGGTGCTGGAGAGCTCTCCCTGTCAGATCCAGATAATAAATCGTTGCTTGAGGTGCTGGATTGAGAATCTTTATTCAGAGTCCCCTCCGTTTGACCAGGGTCCAAAGGGTGAGACTGGTCACTGTGTACACTTCCCTCACAAGTTGGAGTCAACTTAGAGGCTTCAGTCTCCTGTTGTTGTGCAAGCTGTGGTTGTTCCCGACTGATGCACATTTCCCCGTGTTCTTCTTTAATTGGTGGAGGATCTTGTGGGACCAAACTGGAACTTTGCTGATGCTGAACCTCCTCCTGCTCTACCTTATGGACAGGTGTCAGTGAAAGCTCTGAAGGacaaagaaatggacaatgaTGAAATGTTGTTCATATATATGTCATATATAACAGTTGTGATTAAGGAAGGTTATaatgaaaagttaaaactggaaaaacagCAGTTCCCCTAACAAGAACAATGTTTTCATAAGTGTTGTTTCATAAGGTTATAAATCTTTagtttaaataataacaaaaaagtaaaacatctgGTATGTACAGAGCTTACAGAGCTACAGTAACGTCCAACTTATAAATAGAAGGGGTttttcacttccttttttatatttaaggcATGCTCCAATGAGCCATGTCTTGTTTGTCTTGTAATAAGGTAAATGTTCTTAGGCATGCCTGTTTCTTGCATACTCTCCCTGGTGGCCATTCGATGTAAAATAACTCTAAGACCCCAAGAAAgtaagtacagaaaaaaaaaaataataatgtgtaaaaatatctaatagaccttttttcaaaacttgtCAAAACAAGACTTAGAATTTGATTTATTGGGCTCTCCATCAGGTGGTGCCATAGCCACAGCTATTCTTCCTGGAGTCCACTCAAAGATGTGACTATTCTTATCATCTATATAAATAGAGTAATTAACTAATTAATGGAGAAAATCGTGGGCAATATGgtcaataatttaaaaacaatattgcagacctattgttttcattcatacaaataactaattattAGTTTTAGTAAAAGATACACAGTCTCTAGTATAGCTCCTCTTTCCTTCTACTTACTAagactaatatatatatatatatatatatatatatatatatatatatatatatatatatatatatatatatatatatatatatatatatatatatatatagtctttATCAGTATGTGTACTCGGAATCCATCCAGTACAAAATCCATCTAGCTAAACATTGAGAAGtattatcagtaaaatgtagcctactttaagtatcaaaagtaaacatAACGTTATTTATTCTGTGGTAGAAAATGCCCCCTGTGAGTAATACATAATATGACATTATAAGATTGTAATACTGATGAATCAATGCATAGTTACCATTAACCTGTTGGAGCTGGTTGAGGTGGAGCTAATTACAGTTTAGTAGTTATTAAATCCCAACTTTGGGGTGAACTGTGAAGTAGGTAAGTATAAGTAGACTAGGCCTAGCAATAATAAATACTTAACGTTAAAGAGTAGTACACGTCAAAACTTTAGTTAAATACAGTAGTTGAGTATCACCGTGATTTCAAGAGGCGACTTCCGCATTTAACTGTTAGGTATCATGTGTTAGGGTTTTGTGTATTGTGATCGTATTTGGTTAAGGatagacacatttttacaagttAGACACATATAGCAGATATCAACGGCGTGCTTCTGTAACATTTAGTTATTATTTCGAAGCCATATTATCCGCATGCCAAACTGGTCTATCTGGTGGGACGTGACTACCTAGCTAAACATACAATGTGATTAGACCGATACCATTGGCTGTTTTACACATAACTGCTCCATTTGAACATATTTTTCCAAACCTGTCCGGTGTAACTTTATCTCGGGTGTCAAAACGGCATCCAACAGTCTGCGTTGACGAGCAATTTCTGCCTCATAACCTTCTATTTTACTTTCAAAGGCTCCCAATATTTCTTGAGCAGCCGCAGTGAGCCGATCACAGACAAACCGTCTCATACTTTGGACTGAACACATTGTAGGATTAAAACTGAGGTACTTTTTCCTCACTAAAACTTCAGAAAACTTTTTTCAGCTGAACTGAACGTGCGCTTCAGTTTTCTATTTACTTCCGCAAACAAGCCCTGCTATTCCTGGGAGGGGAAAAAGAAATGTCCCGCCCTACtatgcctctgattggctattaCTCAAAGCCATTACCTTAACCGCATGGACATaatgaagtctctttctcatgtCTATGCCTAACCCTAACAAATCCTACTCCTTTTACTTAAACCAAACCAATCCAATGTACTGCATTGGGAATTTTATTCCTATAATCCgttttaaatgttgtattgtttttaattttgtattgaCTTCTaactgtattgtattgttttatttaaagcactgtgctatatactgtaaatgaaactGCCTTGCCTAACCAAAGAAGGCAACAATGTATTAGCTAATTAGAAAAAGATCAGGTCATGCCTTCCACAAGCGCTTTCGCCATCctaggaaaaaaaagactatgCTATGCACTCTTAAAGTATAAAATAGTATACTATCTATAATATTGTCACGTGTAATTTTTCTGTATGAAGAAAAATGGATGAAGCTGTAGGGGAGCCTTGTGGTGCGCTGGGTGGTGATTCCACAGTATTATAACCATCTCACATAACATCACCATATTACACAATTATTATTCATATCAGTCACAATAACCCTTtaaggaataaaaacaaaaggtgtTTTCGGCtgaaaaactatttaatatGATTCAAGTTTGGAAGCATGTGTAAAACGTCTCCCttttcaaaatcaattaaacGTTATTTTCAATACAATAAGTAACCAAAtatatacacagcatgataaatgTCAATTACCATACCACGGTATACCATAAAACTGCTGTACCACTGAAACCCTAGTGTCCTTTGAAATACTGTTGCTAACAGAAATGTAAGGAAGTCAGTGAAACTTCCCCTCATCTTATCCATGTGGAAAAACCTATTTTAAATTCAGTTACAGAGCTTTAGCAACTACAGGAATGTATATCATTCAGTGGGTGAACATGTCTCCACAGGAGCTTTAGCTGGATGGTTTTGTCTGTGCACATTGATCTTTAcgtgtcatttaaaaaagaatgtgatTTCATCGCTACGTCCAAAATCCTTCCCACGTTTCACAGGTATTAGGCTTCTTACCTGTGTGGGTTCTCCAATGCCTTGTCTATCTTTTTCTGCAGGTCGTGCAAAGGAACAGCTTCTCACCTGTGTGGACGCTCATGTACACTTAAACACGTTCCCACATGCATAACACTTTGAAGAGTTTTTACCTGTGTGAGTGTTCAGGTGAATCTTACATGCATTGTTAGCATgactgtttcttttgttttgctgtagtTCTAGTAGATCCTGAGTCTTAATGTTCACCTCCTGGCTGTGTTTGGTCTTAGCTTCATGAGAAATGGGAGAGAGCAGCTGACGGCAATTTTTTGCTTCTGACACCACAGAGCTTATGTCCCAAATGTTGCTTAAaggcttttctctttctccatcacaCTCAAGAGTGTTGGCAGTACATAAGTACAGAGTCTGAACGTCACTGTGGTCATTTTCCTAATAAGTAGAAGTCAACATGTATATAAATGTAGCTTCTTTTCCCATGTACGAAcgtatgtatgtacataaatgtttgttatatgttattttaacattctgttatgatgtatgtatgtgtatgttgtgtgtgatgtctgtaagctactgggacctgGAATTTTCCCTTAAGAAACAATAAAGTATCTATtatgtgattgcagtagacatacaattataatgaaaatacaaatcaatttTTTGCATCACCCCTAGATGTTAGTCACcctcaaatgtaaaaacaaggaACCTCAATGGAAACAAGTCTTTGGGCTTTATTGTGTCATCCCtgactatttatgtattttaatgtatcaCACAGAGtactgttttcatatttttatatttaagtggtcaaataaaatcaatcaactGACTTCTTTCAAAGATGTGTAGGAGGCTTCATAAAGAACTAGGATTACTACTTGAAGTATGGATTTAAGTCCTTACAAAAATTGCTAGTGATActttttaagagatatttacaGAATAACATCATCAGTCACTACTGTGCACTTACTTTGAAACATTTTTCCATGATTTGGAAGGTTATGATTGTTCTAAAAAATACTGTTGCTNNNNNNNNNNNNNNNNNNNNNNNNNNNNNNNNNNNNNNNNNNNNNNNNNNNNNNNNNNNNNNNNNNNNNNNNNNNNNNNNNNNNNNNNNNNNNNNNNNNNatacacacacaaaagaatacAGTCATATAAAGGGAAAGTTTACATTTGTAATAATATGTTTcacattatattataaaaatgtagctACTGCAAAAGTGTAttaaattcattgttttgaaCACATCTCCACAGGAGTAATAGCTTGATGGTTTCTCCTGTGTACATTATATTTGGAGAGCATGATTTGACAAGAAACAATTTTCACTAGTGCTGCATTCCTGTGGCTCCTCAAGTAGTGGGTTCAAATAGAACACTACTTGTCTGTTTGCTCTCCTACATGCCTTCCCAATTGAAACACCGCAAAGATTTTTCCTCAAAGCTTTAGCAAAGACGGCTTCTCACCGATGTGGGCTCTTCTCATGTGGACCAACAAGCCACTTTTGCATCTGTAACCCTTTCCGCATGTTTTACAAGTATAAGGCGTCTCACCTGTGTGGGTTCTTATGTGGACTGTCAAATCCCCACTCTGTCTAAAAGCTTTACTACATGTTTTACAAACATATGGCTTCTcacctgtgtggattctcatgtggaCTATCAATTCATCGCTACGTCTGAAATCTTTCGCACATGTTTCACAGGTATAAGGCTTCTCACCTGTGTGGATTCCCATGTGCCTTTTCAATGCTTTAATGTCACAGAATGTTTTCCTGCAGGTCTTGCAAAGGTACGGCTTCTCCCCTGTGTGGGTTCTCATGTGGACCACCAATTCGTTGTTCCGTCTGAAATCTTTCCCACATGTTTCACAGGTATACGGCTTCTCACCCGTGTGGATCCTCATGTGCTTTATCAATGTTGAAACGTCACAGAAACCATTCCCGCAAGTCTTGCAGAGGTACGGCTTCTCACCTGTGTGGGTTCTCATGTGGACTTTCAAGACACTGCCAAGTCGAAAATCTTTCCCACATGTTTGACACGTATATCGCTTCTCACCTGTGTGGATTGTCATGTGCCTTCTCAATGCTGGCATGGCACAGAATCGTATCCCGCAGGTCTTGCAAAAGTATGGCTTTTCACCTGTGTGCATTCTCATGTGGACCGTCAAGCCACTGCTAAGTTTGAAATCTTTTCCACATGTTTCGCAAGAATATGGCTTCTCACCTGTGTGGACGCTCAGATGTCTCTGCAATAGTGACCTATACTTAAAATCTTTTTCACATGTGTCACATTTGAAATACTTTTTGCCTGTGTGAGTATTACACCGACTCTCTAACAAGTTGCTTTTGGGATGTTGATTCTGTTCTTCTGGCTTTGCATTTCTAGATTCTCCATGCTCGCCCCCTTTCTGATCTCGGCTCTCAGGTTCATGAGAGATGTGAGAGGGGAGCTGGTGGTCAGTGTTTGGTTCCGGTTCACTGTGATCACTTTTTATATCCCAAATATAGCTTAAAGGCTTTTTTTCCATCACACTCAGCGTTTCGGCAGTACTCGGGTACGGAGTCTGATCTTCACTGCGGGCACTTTCCTCATAAGTAGGAGTCAACATTAAGGCATCggtctcctgcttcagttcaagctgctctccctcctgactggtGCAGacttcctcctgttcctctttgaTCTGTGGAGGCTCTGGCTCCTCTTGGTCCAGACTGGAGTTCCTCTCCTGAAAACAGAGCAGCTGATCAGCGggaacctcctcctcctcctcctcctccttagAGACATGTTGCTGATGGAGCTCTGAAGGGACAGAGAATAACAGGAATAGGATTATACCAGAGACAATAACGAAAAGAAATGCAGACATGTGAACAGGTTTGTACCAATAACGTCATATATGTACACAAAAGTGATTATGTATCTAGTTCctctgttttgtgttatttaaaaatgaagtttTACACACCTATCCTCTGTAACTTTATTTCAGGTTTCCAAACGATATCCAACAGTCTGCGCTGACGGTCGATCTCTTCCTCGTACTCAACGATAGTTTTCTCAAAGACTCCGACTATTTCTTCAGCAGCTGCAGTTAGTCGCTCGTTGACAAACTCTCTCAAATAATGAACTGAAGACATGGttgttaatttacaaattaaaaaagtatttgcgCAACAATAGTGAACTAACGTAACCAGTACTTGTGTTGTTTACTTCCGCTGGAAGTGTTACGCTGTGAAGTTCTTTTTATTCAAGGTTTGTTGGCGGTTTGCAAACCAACTGAAGGCGCATTACCGCCACCAACCGGACTGGAGTGCAACGCCACTGTTAAGTTCGGGTAATAGAAGTGAGTTGTTTTTCGTTCCGTTTACGTCTGTCTCATTTCACAGGAAATTCGGgttattttctacatttaacTGATGTCTTTTCGCACTATTTCGCAGAATACAATAGAAACATTTAGCAGGTGTGAAAAAACTTAACGCACACAAGTTAAAGTAGCAcccattcataaaaaaaatatccgcattaaaaaagtaaacatgcCAAATAGAGACTAAGTTAGTTTACATTATAAAGTGACACTCGTGTGAATAATAGCAGCAAAGTTAGTATTGCATGTACATAGTGTACACCAgtgcactttcttttttataaaggcTGCATGTTGGTGTGACTGACATCAAAAGTCAAGTAATCACAGTAAAAATAGTTCATTGTGTTAATTGTAACACGTGATGTGTTTTAATCTTGCAGTTAGCCAACTGTCGGTCAAgttacattttgatttgatttagtttgAGTGGTGGAGTTTACTTATATTGAACAAACATGTATGCAGTGAAGGAATGTGACTACATTAACTCAAGTACtctatgtatgtactttgaAACACTGATTGTCTTCAGATGAACAAGATTTAATGTAAGTTATACACAGGTAGGACCTTTT includes:
- the LOC117944643 gene encoding zinc finger protein 510-like isoform X1 encodes the protein MCSVQSMRRFVCDRLTAAAQEILGAFESKIEGYEAEIARQRRLLDAVLTPEIKLHRTELSLTPVHKVEQEEVQHQQSSSLVPQDPPPIKEEHGEMCISREQPQLAQQQETEASKLTPTCEGSVHSDQSHPLDPGQTEGTLNKDSQSSTSSNDLLSGSDRESSPAPGTDHQLLSHTSCVRDESHDLITCNHGSETPTRLNNKSNEENTKLATRTEEASIKKHNNEMPTSSGKREPMLNKKHHNKNTMLITSTETTPEKIGDGNAKSNEGSEPTPKKKPDSGKTTSAKSTELTLHSKDNNENTTSSEKPTLKENSKPTLNKKSQGGRPPSTGSVEPTPKKKTTSPTKVAPTPHKKCNDKTRGTRGTELTPNEKCNDDDPTSKGNSEPTPTTKSKDEIATSPGSVVPTLVSKKNDNGKTTLGKYTEPTPNRKCNDTNTTLTRGTELTPNDQCNDEDMTFNEGTELIPNEDCDDDPTSKGNRESAPNNRSKEGRPTSPGRVEPSPNKNYNNEKTTSAKRTDPTANTKPNDGKATSTSSTKPAPNKRSKAGKPTSPGSVEPSPSKKSNKTTSAKSSDPTPNKNKTTASTSGTELTPNKKPNNGKTMSTRSMDSSPRKRPNDGSTASASSAETTPIKKPNKGSTTTNGSTDQTSKKRQKNEKTTSTRSAEQTQSEKSDIESTASSAGTVPPPTMKYRKTSGGTEDDKNPFKCDRCGKVTTNFKNYKFHMKSHTVEKKYKCDTCGIMFRESWDLNKHMIVHSVEKPFKCKVCGNGFNRRYNLDLHLRVHSGEKPYKCNTCDKSFSALVNMKKHMRIHTGEKPYTCSDCGKEFADSSSFKNHQRVHTGEKPFRCSFCKRRFATRTTLRRHTRTHTGEKPYTCDVCHKAFSYRTDLKGHMRRHTGEKPYKCNTCEEQFSTWTKLNKHKNVHTSDAQSSTA